The following coding sequences are from one Mycoplasma mycoides subsp. capri window:
- a CDS encoding dicarboxylate/amino acid:cation symporter has protein sequence MQDKTNVLLDKFLAIGSWQAAIAIIIFIGIQIGLWFTFKKFKFKFIYRVLIGLAIGLVFGIIIQAIYKFPQNGLVNKNLPTEIKNNGEKIEKINPDFRLWVYQLDIWISLAKNIFINGILLLTAPVVFIAIFRVTSKKGNKNVGRISLKGVGLLLLNTAFAFVITFWLGYLIKVGAGSGLSLDHSIVKNAPKETQPLPKIVWEYLPNNFIQPWLGSMVIPLMVIAGLIGNSVKILSKKKPAEMDAIRKGMDVAWNIVISILMTFMKIMPLAVMSMIASSVISKPIGALATIGKVLGLGYLGLTISLLFLTFLLFVNKVNVIAWWKLSFKILIQGFATQSSNATLPMSIETLKDEIKIDDSAVSTVVPLSTTMGLMGCAGVQSGVITSLLWTGAVNADFHNMGLFTFFILAFVITLIASLGISGIPGTATVLTSGVLSGLGLGVWFAPVYAIVGSLDGLFDMGRTGVNVTSGAVVTTIVAKSEGLIGEESTILSKQQLEKQKIIREKKSKPEIKEAQQTNKVEVKN, from the coding sequence ATGCAAGATAAGACTAATGTTTTATTAGATAAATTCTTAGCAATTGGAAGTTGACAAGCGGCTATTGCTATTATTATATTTATCGGAATTCAAATTGGTTTATGGTTTACATTTAAAAAATTTAAATTTAAATTCATTTATAGAGTTTTAATTGGATTAGCAATTGGTTTAGTATTTGGAATTATTATTCAAGCTATTTACAAATTTCCACAAAATGGATTAGTTAATAAGAATTTACCAACAGAAATTAAAAATAATGGTGAAAAAATAGAAAAAATCAACCCTGATTTTAGATTGTGAGTATATCAATTAGATATATGAATTTCTTTAGCAAAAAATATTTTTATTAATGGTATTTTATTATTAACAGCTCCAGTTGTGTTTATTGCAATTTTTAGAGTTACATCAAAAAAAGGTAATAAAAATGTTGGACGTATTTCATTAAAAGGTGTAGGTTTATTATTATTAAATACTGCATTTGCATTTGTAATTACATTCTGATTGGGTTATTTAATAAAAGTTGGTGCTGGATCTGGATTATCTTTAGATCATTCTATTGTAAAAAATGCACCAAAAGAAACTCAACCACTTCCTAAAATAGTTTGAGAATATTTACCAAATAACTTTATTCAACCATGACTTGGATCAATGGTAATTCCTTTAATGGTAATTGCAGGATTAATTGGAAATTCAGTAAAAATTTTATCTAAGAAAAAACCTGCTGAAATGGATGCTATTAGAAAAGGAATGGATGTTGCTTGAAACATTGTTATTTCAATACTAATGACATTTATGAAAATAATGCCTTTAGCAGTTATGTCAATGATTGCTTCATCAGTTATTTCTAAACCAATTGGAGCACTAGCAACAATTGGAAAAGTTTTAGGACTAGGATATTTAGGGTTAACTATTTCATTACTATTCTTAACATTCTTATTATTTGTAAATAAAGTTAATGTTATTGCTTGATGAAAATTATCATTTAAAATTTTAATTCAAGGATTTGCAACACAATCTTCAAATGCTACTTTACCAATGAGTATTGAAACATTAAAAGATGAAATTAAAATAGATGATTCGGCAGTATCAACAGTCGTTCCATTATCAACAACAATGGGATTAATGGGATGTGCTGGAGTTCAATCTGGAGTTATTACTAGTTTATTATGAACTGGTGCAGTTAATGCTGATTTTCACAATATGGGATTATTTACATTCTTTATACTAGCCTTTGTTATTACCTTAATTGCTTCTTTAGGAATTAGTGGAATTCCAGGAACTGCAACTGTTCTTACATCAGGTGTTTTATCTGGTTTAGGTTTAGGAGTTTGATTTGCTCCAGTTTATGCAATAGTTGGTTCATTAGATGGATTATTTGATATGGGAAGAACTGGAGTTAATGTTACTTCAGGAGCTGTAGTTACTACAATTGTTGCAAAAAGTGAAGGATTAATTGGTGAAGAATCAACAATTCTATCTAAACAACAACTAGAAAAACAAAAAATAATTAGAGAAAAGAAATCAAAACCAGAAATAAAAGAAGCTCAACAAACTAATAAAGTAGAAGTTAAAAATTAA
- a CDS encoding CoA-disulfide reductase, whose product MKIVIIGGAASGMTVASRLKKADKKAQIIVIQKEKYVSLGACGLPYFVANPSLKPTDLLARTVEQFIEQDILVYSESVVKKIDAENQKVWYEKNDQLLELDYDKLVISTGAKPIVPPIKGIDLPNIFTLTRLEDATELKEKLKDKNIKKVAVIGSGFIGLECCEMLEHFNKEIVLIEKTSRLNQRVFDQEITDLLEQNLIKNNVEIIKENGLKSITQTKDKRLSLTLDQNEEIEVDLIILAIGFRPATEFLKDTKLEMLGNGAIVVDKHGRTNLKNIWSCGDCATVYHKITNQITYTPLATVARKFAKVVADDILNVNSEFVGTLQTAILKVFESELVATGVNETLAKELGYDIKTIFIKDADHPSYYPNPTPLALKLILNKKTNTLIGAQMYGSNLSVLRINFLISLIWNQIEINQELTQVDLPYSPPFSRVVDIIHIALEKLIKN is encoded by the coding sequence ATGAAAATTGTAATTATAGGTGGAGCAGCTAGTGGAATGACAGTTGCAAGCAGACTAAAAAAAGCTGATAAAAAAGCCCAAATAATTGTTATTCAAAAAGAAAAATACGTTTCACTAGGAGCTTGTGGTTTACCTTATTTTGTAGCTAATCCATCTTTAAAACCAACTGATTTATTAGCAAGAACTGTAGAACAATTTATAGAACAAGACATTTTAGTTTATAGTGAATCAGTTGTTAAAAAAATTGATGCTGAGAATCAAAAAGTTTGATATGAAAAAAATGATCAATTACTAGAGTTAGACTATGATAAATTAGTAATCTCAACAGGTGCAAAGCCTATAGTTCCACCAATTAAAGGAATTGATTTACCAAATATTTTTACTTTAACAAGATTAGAAGATGCAACTGAATTAAAAGAAAAGCTAAAAGACAAAAATATTAAAAAAGTAGCAGTAATTGGTTCAGGATTTATTGGTTTAGAGTGTTGTGAAATGTTAGAACACTTTAATAAAGAAATAGTTTTAATTGAAAAAACTAGTAGATTAAATCAAAGAGTGTTTGATCAAGAAATCACTGATTTATTAGAGCAAAACTTAATCAAAAACAATGTTGAAATTATTAAAGAAAATGGGTTAAAATCAATAACTCAAACTAAAGATAAAAGATTAAGCTTAACCTTAGATCAAAATGAAGAAATTGAAGTTGATTTAATAATTTTAGCTATTGGATTTAGACCAGCAACTGAGTTTTTAAAAGATACAAAATTAGAAATGCTAGGTAATGGAGCTATTGTTGTTGATAAACATGGAAGAACAAATTTAAAAAATATATGATCTTGTGGTGATTGTGCTACTGTTTATCATAAAATTACTAACCAAATTACTTATACTCCACTAGCAACAGTTGCTAGAAAATTTGCTAAAGTTGTAGCTGATGATATTTTAAATGTTAATAGCGAATTTGTTGGAACTTTACAAACCGCGATTTTAAAAGTATTTGAATCAGAATTAGTTGCTACTGGAGTTAATGAAACTTTAGCTAAAGAATTAGGATATGATATAAAAACTATTTTTATTAAAGATGCTGATCATCCATCATATTATCCAAACCCAACGCCGCTTGCTTTAAAACTAATTTTAAATAAAAAAACAAATACATTAATTGGTGCTCAAATGTATGGATCTAATTTATCTGTATTAAGAATTAATTTCTTAATTTCATTGATTTGAAATCAAATTGAAATTAATCAAGAATTAACTCAAGTTGATTTACCATATTCACCACCATTTTCTAGAGTTGTAGATATTATTCACATTGCTTTAGAAAAACTTATTAAAAATTAA
- a CDS encoding isochorismatase family protein, whose amino-acid sequence MKSKNKNKALIIVDYQYDFCDPNGSLYVKNAYTLKPKIEKLAKELKSQGWTIIATKDFHPIDHCSFKIWNKHCVQNTKGSELYFDYSDVDLIIEKGVNKDIESYSGFFDDANNSNGLDEYLKSKNIDTLKIVGVATEICVKANYDDAIKLGYDVEVDLEYCKGFTD is encoded by the coding sequence ATGAAATCTAAAAATAAAAATAAAGCATTAATTATTGTAGATTATCAATATGATTTTTGTGATCCTAATGGTAGTTTATATGTAAAAAATGCTTATACATTAAAACCTAAAATTGAAAAATTGGCAAAAGAATTAAAGTCTCAAGGTTGAACAATTATTGCAACTAAAGATTTTCATCCAATTGATCATTGTTCTTTTAAAATTTGAAATAAACATTGTGTACAAAATACTAAAGGTAGTGAACTTTATTTTGATTATAGTGATGTTGATTTAATTATTGAAAAAGGCGTTAATAAAGATATTGAAAGCTATAGTGGCTTTTTTGATGATGCTAATAACTCAAATGGATTAGATGAATATTTAAAATCAAAAAACATAGACACTTTAAAAATAGTTGGTGTTGCTACTGAAATTTGTGTAAAAGCTAATTATGATGACGCTATTAAATTAGGTTATGATGTTGAGGTTGATTTAGAATATTGC